A genomic window from Pseudoalteromonas piratica includes:
- a CDS encoding GGDEF domain-containing protein encodes MENVHVLTRQQDNNGDYLPYGQLYAEQNQVNQTHALVTQLQKTLELSKLINMFSAEAARIAQFAGLQFHSTEGVIEMTGSKSEGKNYAFDLMADGERLGQLIYFSQNLTHYAKQKLAKLHSVLVYPLRNALLFSRVQKLATKDALTGLNNRSMFDDSLYRKLERSRRHHRSFGLMLLDLDNFKQVNDSQGHQIGDQVLINFAEILSDCVRGTDTVFRFGGDEFAILIDDDNCDVCHILANRIRSRVHSNQLLASHSVTTSIGFSLSNAKDIPNSIFERADKALYAAKREGRDCYKIN; translated from the coding sequence GTGGAAAACGTACATGTATTGACACGCCAACAAGACAATAACGGCGATTATTTGCCGTATGGGCAACTTTATGCTGAACAGAATCAAGTTAACCAAACGCATGCATTAGTCACTCAACTGCAAAAAACGCTTGAATTAAGTAAGCTGATAAATATGTTTTCAGCAGAAGCTGCACGCATTGCGCAATTTGCCGGCCTTCAATTTCATAGCACCGAAGGTGTGATTGAAATGACCGGAAGCAAAAGCGAGGGTAAAAACTACGCCTTTGACTTAATGGCAGATGGCGAGCGATTAGGTCAGTTAATCTACTTTTCGCAAAACTTAACACACTACGCAAAGCAAAAGTTAGCAAAATTACACTCTGTGCTAGTTTACCCTCTTCGCAATGCATTATTGTTTTCGCGCGTACAAAAGCTTGCCACAAAAGATGCGTTAACAGGCTTAAACAACCGCAGTATGTTTGATGATAGCCTTTATCGTAAACTGGAACGTAGTCGTCGCCATCATAGAAGTTTTGGTTTAATGCTCTTAGATTTGGATAACTTTAAGCAAGTAAATGATAGCCAAGGCCATCAAATTGGCGATCAAGTATTGATCAACTTTGCCGAAATTTTAAGTGACTGCGTGCGAGGCACAGATACCGTATTTAGGTTTGGTGGAGATGAATTCGCAATTTTAATTGACGATGATAACTGTGATGTATGCCATATTCTTGCAAACCGGATCAGATCTCGTGTTCATTCAAACCAACTACTTGCATCTCATTCTGTTACAACAAGCATCGGTTTTTCATTAAGCAATGCCAAAGATATACCTAATAGTATTTTTGAGCGTGCTGATAAAGCACTTTATGCAGCCAAAAGAGAAGGCCGTGATTGTTACAAAATTAACTAA
- the tilS gene encoding tRNA lysidine(34) synthetase TilS, with protein MKDIYQTFKNTLLEKGFTQYTVALSGGVDSVVLLHLAKRLHDEFNHIELKAVHVNHGLSDNASDWQTFCENLCQSWNIPFEASEVSLHLSPRQSLEAIARDARYQAIKYSMLPNSCLLVGQHLDDQVETFFIRLKRGAGLLGLGAIKHESVNDMGITVVRPLLAVSRNDIEHYATNFALEHITDESNADDKFDRNYLRNHVLPQLNARFEGFSRTVFRVTQLLQSQQRLLDEYIAEDAKQCIAEDRLILDKLSSFSRVRIENLIRFWLQSQQLQFPSQKVLNQIREQGLHAKADAQVQINCGDFAVCRYQAALYVVYPKAVPKDITALTESNSAGCKFKVIEAAHGIRLPTEDEMVNVRFNIGSEKLTLKKRNCTKSVNTWLKEAGIPPWQRPHFAGIFYNDKLVQVIGLGIDKSAYSENGVLWIEKE; from the coding sequence ATGAAAGATATATACCAAACGTTTAAAAATACCCTTCTTGAAAAAGGATTTACCCAATATACCGTCGCTTTGTCAGGTGGGGTAGATTCGGTCGTTTTATTGCACCTTGCGAAACGTTTGCACGATGAATTCAATCATATTGAACTCAAAGCCGTCCATGTCAATCATGGCTTGAGCGATAATGCTTCGGATTGGCAAACCTTCTGCGAAAACCTTTGTCAGAGCTGGAATATCCCTTTCGAAGCATCAGAAGTCTCACTTCATTTAAGCCCAAGGCAAAGCCTTGAGGCCATTGCGCGCGATGCGCGATACCAAGCTATCAAATACTCTATGCTGCCAAACTCCTGTTTGCTTGTTGGGCAACACCTTGACGATCAAGTAGAGACCTTCTTTATCCGCTTAAAGCGAGGTGCCGGTTTACTGGGGCTTGGTGCAATCAAGCATGAAAGCGTCAACGATATGGGGATAACAGTTGTCCGTCCGCTATTGGCAGTTTCAAGAAATGATATTGAGCACTATGCTACGAATTTTGCTTTAGAGCATATCACTGATGAATCAAATGCAGACGATAAATTCGATCGTAACTATTTGCGTAATCATGTGTTGCCGCAATTAAATGCTCGTTTTGAAGGGTTTAGTCGTACGGTATTTAGAGTGACTCAGCTACTTCAATCGCAACAGCGATTACTAGATGAGTACATTGCTGAAGATGCAAAGCAGTGCATAGCTGAAGACAGGTTAATACTTGATAAACTGTCTTCGTTTTCACGCGTGCGCATTGAAAACCTAATACGATTTTGGCTTCAAAGTCAGCAATTGCAATTTCCCTCTCAAAAGGTTTTGAATCAAATTAGAGAGCAAGGGCTGCATGCAAAAGCGGATGCTCAAGTGCAAATTAATTGCGGTGATTTTGCTGTGTGCCGATATCAAGCAGCACTTTATGTTGTTTATCCAAAAGCGGTTCCAAAAGATATCACAGCCCTTACCGAATCAAATAGTGCAGGGTGCAAATTTAAAGTGATAGAAGCCGCACATGGAATACGTTTGCCTACTGAGGATGAAATGGTCAACGTGCGCTTTAATATCGGCAGCGAAAAACTTACTTTAAAAAAACGAAACTGCACTAAGTCAGTAAATACATGGCTTAAAGAAGCAGGTATACCGCCTTGGCAGCGCCCTCATTTTGCGGGAATTTTTTATAATGATAAACTAGTCCAAGTGATTGGTCTTGGAATAGACAAATCTGCATATAGTGAGAATGGCGTACTTTGGATTGAGAAGGAGTAA
- a CDS encoding histone deacetylase family protein, producing MPVLYHPSYSALELPENHRFPIQKYSLIYDFISTELQDKFHFVTPQGATLAQINKVHDSEFVAQFINGSLDSKAIRKIGFPWSSALVERTLYSIGASIQGAEIALKTKLACQISGGYHHSFPNFGSGFCIFNDLVIAARQLIDKSLCDKVVILDLDVHQGDGSAVCAKNFDDIITISLHCQQNFPAKKQHSDYDFALDKETNTQAYLNALQQCFLSILSEQPDIVLYNAGADIFSHDELGYFDVSLAGVKQRDSHVVHFCRQNDIPLFTVSGGGYQRDVTNLVEVHKQLYLSMTNG from the coding sequence ATTCCCGTATTATATCACCCGAGTTATTCAGCCTTGGAACTCCCTGAAAACCATCGTTTTCCTATTCAAAAATACTCGCTGATCTATGATTTTATTTCCACCGAGCTCCAAGACAAATTTCACTTTGTCACACCACAAGGTGCTACCTTAGCGCAAATCAATAAAGTGCATGATAGTGAGTTTGTTGCCCAATTTATTAACGGTTCATTAGACAGTAAAGCGATTCGCAAAATAGGCTTTCCTTGGTCATCGGCCTTGGTAGAGAGAACGCTTTATTCAATTGGCGCATCAATTCAGGGGGCCGAAATCGCGCTTAAAACAAAACTCGCTTGTCAAATTAGTGGAGGCTATCATCACAGTTTTCCAAATTTTGGCAGTGGCTTTTGCATTTTTAATGACTTGGTAATTGCTGCTCGACAGTTAATCGATAAATCTCTGTGCGATAAAGTCGTTATTCTGGATTTAGATGTTCATCAGGGTGATGGCTCTGCAGTTTGTGCAAAAAACTTTGATGATATCATTACAATTTCTTTGCATTGCCAACAAAACTTTCCGGCAAAAAAGCAACATTCTGACTATGACTTTGCACTTGATAAAGAAACTAACACACAAGCGTATTTAAATGCTTTGCAACAATGCTTTTTGAGCATTTTAAGTGAACAACCTGATATTGTTCTTTACAATGCCGGCGCGGATATTTTTAGTCACGATGAGTTAGGCTATTTTGATGTTAGTTTAGCAGGTGTAAAACAGCGCGACTCGCATGTAGTACACTTTTGTCGACAAAACGACATTCCCCTATTTACAGTGTCAGGGGGTGGTTATCAACGCGATGTAACCAATTTAGTCGAAGTCCACAAACAACTTTATTTAAGCATGACAAATGGATAG
- a CDS encoding late competence development ComFB family protein — translation MKLHDDIHNYYEKLLIDEIGRQKIEEDYDTDTLADFCCTALNQLPSRYIRFEVDMAFYSSQSERLEMEQRVRDAVAFAKAAVAKRGTSNE, via the coding sequence ATGAAACTACATGACGACATTCATAATTATTACGAAAAGCTTTTAATTGACGAAATCGGCAGACAAAAGATTGAAGAAGATTATGATACAGATACCCTTGCAGATTTCTGCTGTACTGCGTTAAACCAGCTGCCATCACGTTATATTCGATTTGAAGTAGATATGGCTTTTTACTCGTCGCAAAGTGAACGGTTGGAGATGGAACAACGGGTTCGTGATGCTGTTGCATTTGCTAAAGCTGCAGTCGCCAAGCGCGGAACAAGCAATGAGTGA
- a CDS encoding patatin-like phospholipase family protein: MNSSGNSSKHKTKIALLLTGGGARAAYQVGVLKAIAKNLPRNQAIPFSIINGTSAGAINATALACYASCYQLGVKKLEYVWKNFHTEQVYHSNFTSVFGHILANMLRSFQSNYENHPPASLFNNQPLRGLLRSVLDLKRIDNNIRNDYLEALSITASSYSSGDSVAFFQSKHAESWQRAKRRGEKTTINIEHLMASSAIPMVFPSTKIRQGYFGDGSVHQHAPLSPAIHLGAEKVFVIGVEQPIDNKYFGFQPHYPGISTIAGHLLDTIFSDTLRADIERLERINRTLSLIPAKDKHKELKRIAHFVINPSQNFNAIATEYYDVMPTSIKLLLRSIGVKKHSESSLVSYLLFEKEYTQHLIEIGYQDGLSQLDEIMAFLEFTNT, encoded by the coding sequence ATGAATAGTAGCGGTAATAGTTCAAAACATAAAACAAAAATTGCATTACTCCTGACAGGTGGCGGTGCCCGTGCTGCTTATCAAGTGGGCGTTCTTAAAGCGATTGCAAAAAACTTACCTCGCAACCAAGCCATTCCATTTTCAATAATTAACGGCACATCTGCTGGCGCTATTAATGCAACTGCATTGGCATGCTACGCGTCATGTTATCAACTGGGTGTCAAAAAATTAGAATATGTTTGGAAAAACTTCCATACAGAACAGGTATATCACTCAAATTTTACGTCTGTCTTTGGCCACATATTGGCTAACATGCTACGTAGTTTTCAGTCAAATTATGAAAACCATCCACCAGCAAGCCTTTTCAATAATCAACCTTTACGTGGTTTATTACGCTCTGTGCTTGATTTAAAGCGTATTGATAACAATATTCGCAATGACTACTTAGAAGCCCTTTCAATTACAGCTTCAAGTTATTCAAGTGGTGACTCCGTTGCATTTTTTCAGTCTAAACATGCTGAATCTTGGCAACGCGCCAAACGACGTGGAGAAAAAACAACAATCAACATTGAGCACTTAATGGCGTCTAGTGCTATCCCCATGGTATTTCCAAGTACTAAAATCCGCCAAGGTTATTTTGGCGATGGTTCAGTGCACCAACACGCACCATTAAGCCCTGCTATTCATTTAGGGGCTGAAAAAGTATTTGTTATTGGGGTAGAGCAGCCTATTGATAATAAATATTTTGGCTTTCAACCACATTACCCTGGCATTTCAACAATTGCAGGTCACCTACTCGATACCATATTCTCAGACACCTTGCGCGCAGATATTGAACGATTAGAACGTATCAATCGAACGCTTTCATTAATTCCTGCAAAAGATAAACATAAAGAACTCAAACGTATTGCGCATTTCGTGATAAACCCATCACAAAACTTTAATGCCATTGCTACCGAGTACTACGATGTGATGCCAACATCAATCAAACTGTTGTTACGGAGTATTGGTGTTAAAAAACATTCGGAGTCGTCATTGGTCAGTTATTTACTGTTTGAAAAAGAATACACACAACATCTGATTGAAATTGGTTATCAAGATGGCTTGTCTCAGCTAGATGAAATTATGGCGTTTCTAGAGTTTACTAATACATAA
- the rsmS gene encoding pleiotropic regulatory protein RsmS: MSDHNTLENAPNHVKLAVDLIMLLEQHDLDAKTVLKALDIVQKDYEQKAKESA; encoded by the coding sequence ATGAGTGATCACAATACCTTAGAAAATGCGCCTAACCACGTAAAGCTTGCAGTTGATTTGATCATGTTGCTTGAACAACATGATCTCGACGCAAAAACAGTATTGAAGGCGCTCGATATCGTTCAAAAAGACTATGAACAAAAAGCAAAAGAGTCAGCTTAG
- a CDS encoding cation:proton antiporter domain-containing protein: MQHSFDVYFYILIAAVVLIWLFKRFNLPPILAYLAVGILAGKDGFAWLEQSEQMHFIAELGIVFLLFSLGLEFSIPRLLAMRHIVFGVGLMQVVLTTLVTMLILLLAGISLVAAFSIGSLVALSSTAIVVKQVSGSPLLRSRQGQLAIGVLLFQDIAVVPLLIALPLLAGGAEQSLWIIILAALAKGAVVIALLMAAGKWVLPKIFSEIAQTRSDELFVLTTILVALIAAALTSAFGLSMALGAFLAGMMLGESEYRHQLEADIRPFRDILMGLFFITIGMQLDMAFVVMNAQWVALGLVGLLTLKVLVTYFVTKVMGESHENALATGLMLCQMGEFSFVLVSLALKFSLVNSADASLLLSVGVLSMAITPYLVDNGGVLALKMINFVAPRHFKNAEPGVDNSDSRFEGLSQHVVICGYGRVGQIIARFLKTEAIPFVAIDSDAIRVKEAQAAGENIYYGQAKQKDVLKGANITHSRLVIITFSDKDSAFAIVNSVKQLAPDVKILVRMRDDRHLAELKSEGVTEVVPEKLEASLMLVSHVLFLTGVPVRRILKRVQAERENRYGLLHGYFPGDSTLLSPDLSESLEFLHAIAITEDAFAKGRSLNDLNLAKRRVDVTGLRRDGKEISEPPLDTILLAQDILIVRGKPRRVERAERFLLEGR, from the coding sequence TTGCAGCATTCATTTGATGTTTATTTTTACATTCTTATTGCCGCAGTGGTGCTGATTTGGTTGTTTAAAAGGTTCAACCTACCCCCCATTCTTGCCTATTTGGCAGTAGGGATCCTAGCCGGTAAAGATGGCTTTGCTTGGCTTGAACAGAGCGAGCAAATGCACTTTATTGCTGAGCTGGGTATTGTTTTTTTGTTGTTTAGCCTTGGCCTTGAATTTTCAATTCCACGATTACTTGCAATGCGTCATATCGTTTTTGGCGTTGGCTTGATGCAAGTTGTGCTGACGACCTTGGTAACTATGTTGATACTCTTACTTGCGGGTATTTCCTTGGTAGCAGCATTTAGTATTGGTAGTTTAGTGGCATTGTCATCAACTGCAATTGTGGTCAAGCAAGTGAGCGGTTCCCCATTGTTACGTTCGAGGCAAGGGCAGCTTGCAATTGGTGTATTACTGTTTCAAGACATTGCAGTCGTACCATTGTTAATTGCTTTACCCCTTCTTGCTGGCGGTGCTGAACAGTCATTATGGATTATTATTTTGGCTGCGCTAGCCAAGGGGGCAGTTGTAATAGCTTTGTTAATGGCGGCAGGTAAATGGGTGTTGCCCAAAATATTTAGCGAAATAGCACAAACGCGTAGTGATGAGTTATTTGTACTGACAACTATTTTGGTTGCATTAATTGCCGCTGCACTAACGTCTGCATTTGGTCTCTCAATGGCTTTGGGCGCTTTTCTTGCGGGCATGATGCTTGGTGAAAGTGAATACCGACACCAACTCGAAGCGGATATTCGACCGTTTCGTGATATTTTAATGGGGTTGTTCTTTATAACAATCGGAATGCAACTTGATATGGCTTTTGTGGTAATGAATGCACAATGGGTTGCTCTTGGCCTTGTCGGATTATTGACACTTAAAGTGCTAGTTACTTATTTCGTTACTAAGGTGATGGGTGAAAGTCATGAAAATGCACTTGCGACAGGGTTAATGCTGTGCCAAATGGGGGAATTTAGTTTTGTATTGGTGTCACTAGCGCTTAAATTCTCCCTAGTCAATTCAGCTGACGCTTCATTGCTCTTATCTGTCGGTGTTTTAAGTATGGCCATTACGCCTTATCTGGTTGACAACGGCGGCGTGCTAGCATTAAAAATGATTAACTTTGTTGCGCCAAGACACTTCAAAAATGCAGAGCCGGGCGTAGATAACAGTGATTCGCGATTTGAAGGATTAAGTCAGCATGTTGTGATTTGTGGTTATGGTCGCGTAGGGCAAATTATTGCACGTTTTTTAAAAACAGAAGCCATTCCGTTTGTTGCTATTGACAGTGATGCTATTCGGGTTAAAGAAGCGCAAGCTGCCGGAGAAAACATTTATTACGGTCAAGCCAAGCAAAAAGATGTGCTCAAGGGAGCGAATATAACCCATAGTCGTTTGGTGATAATTACATTCTCTGATAAAGATAGTGCGTTTGCGATTGTTAATAGCGTTAAGCAATTAGCCCCTGATGTGAAAATTTTGGTGCGTATGCGAGATGATCGTCATTTAGCAGAATTAAAATCCGAGGGTGTCACTGAAGTCGTTCCAGAAAAGCTAGAAGCAAGTTTAATGTTAGTTTCTCATGTATTATTTCTAACTGGCGTACCAGTGAGGCGTATTTTAAAGAGAGTACAAGCCGAGCGAGAAAATCGTTATGGGCTGTTACATGGTTATTTTCCGGGGGATAGTACGCTGTTATCGCCTGATTTATCTGAGTCATTAGAATTTCTGCATGCCATAGCAATCACTGAAGATGCCTTTGCTAAAGGGCGATCTCTCAATGATCTAAATTTGGCCAAACGACGCGTTGATGTAACGGGCCTTCGCCGTGATGGAAAGGAAATAAGCGAACCACCACTTGATACCATTTTGTTAGCGCAGGATATACTGATTGTAAGAGGCAAACCGCGTCGCGTTGAGCGAGCAGAGCGGTTTTTGCTTGAAGGGCGTTAA
- a CDS encoding DUF3014 domain-containing protein has translation MTTQSQSKLPYLIGLSLVVVVIGVAAWQLLKTEKPAMTNERQVIELPNPVVEQAPIPEEPSVEEQQNEPEQPLEVIVPSSELEAPVEPVVTRQLPSLDDSDAVVKESLADSLSVNMLKLVVSDDLIRRAVVYIENLAEGKVAKKHQVFNAPSQSFTVNDGAIITVNPESFKRYDTYVALFTKLSDSQMIALIDEYKPLIQEAYDEIGLSDYEFKQRLAMAITHLLQTPEVPVDTPLTSQSVSYKYAIPEYEALSDAQKQLLRLGPDNVKKVKTKLTRLLKKL, from the coding sequence ATGACAACACAATCTCAAAGTAAATTACCGTATTTAATTGGCCTATCACTTGTAGTCGTCGTTATTGGCGTTGCAGCATGGCAATTGCTTAAAACAGAAAAACCAGCAATGACTAACGAACGTCAGGTTATAGAGCTGCCAAATCCTGTTGTTGAACAAGCGCCTATTCCAGAAGAACCGTCGGTTGAAGAGCAGCAAAATGAGCCAGAACAACCTTTAGAGGTGATTGTGCCCTCATCCGAATTAGAAGCGCCAGTAGAACCAGTAGTCACTCGTCAATTACCTTCGTTAGACGACAGTGATGCAGTGGTTAAAGAGTCTTTGGCCGATAGTTTGTCAGTGAATATGTTAAAACTGGTTGTTAGTGACGATTTAATTCGTCGTGCTGTTGTTTATATTGAAAATTTAGCAGAGGGGAAAGTTGCGAAAAAGCATCAAGTGTTTAATGCACCAAGCCAATCTTTTACTGTTAATGATGGGGCGATTATTACAGTTAACCCAGAAAGCTTTAAACGATATGACACTTATGTAGCGCTTTTTACAAAGCTATCTGACAGTCAAATGATTGCGCTAATTGATGAATACAAGCCACTGATCCAAGAAGCTTATGATGAAATAGGTTTATCTGATTATGAGTTTAAACAACGTTTGGCTATGGCGATTACGCATTTACTGCAAACACCAGAGGTACCTGTTGATACACCTTTGACAAGTCAGTCGGTAAGTTATAAGTATGCAATCCCTGAATATGAAGCACTTTCAGATGCTCAAAAACAGTTGCTACGTTTGGGCCCTGATAACGTGAAAAAAGTGAAAACTAAACTCACGCGATTATTAAAGAAGCTATAA
- the accA gene encoding acetyl-CoA carboxylase carboxyl transferase subunit alpha, with protein MSLNYLDFELPIAELEAKIEELKNVGRGGELDLSLEEEVSRLKDKSVELTNKIFSDLGPWQVSQLARHPLRPYTKDYVERIFTEFDELAGDRAFANDPAIVGGIARLDGEPVMVIGQQKGRDTAEKIKRNFGMPKPEGYRKALRLMEMAERFNMPIITFIDTPGAYPGVGAEERGQSEAIAKNLKVMAGLKVPVICTVIGEGGSGGALAIGVGDRVNMLQYSTYSVISPEGCASILWKSAEKAPLAAEAMGVSADRVKSLDLINSIVEEPLGGAHRNYDAMAKSLKAQIKRDLSELKALSLEEMLEQRYERLMSFGYC; from the coding sequence ATGAGTCTCAATTATCTTGATTTTGAACTTCCAATCGCAGAGTTGGAAGCAAAAATTGAAGAACTTAAAAATGTAGGTCGCGGTGGTGAACTGGATCTTAGCCTTGAAGAAGAAGTATCACGCCTTAAAGATAAAAGCGTGGAACTTACCAATAAAATCTTTTCAGATCTAGGCCCTTGGCAAGTTTCGCAACTTGCGCGCCACCCGTTACGCCCGTATACCAAAGATTATGTTGAGCGTATTTTTACTGAATTTGACGAGCTAGCTGGCGACCGTGCGTTTGCAAATGACCCGGCAATTGTTGGCGGTATTGCACGTTTAGATGGCGAGCCTGTAATGGTAATCGGTCAACAAAAAGGCCGTGATACAGCTGAAAAAATTAAGCGTAACTTTGGTATGCCTAAGCCAGAAGGTTACCGTAAAGCATTACGCTTAATGGAAATGGCTGAACGTTTTAATATGCCTATTATTACGTTTATCGATACGCCAGGAGCCTACCCGGGGGTTGGTGCAGAAGAGCGTGGTCAAAGTGAAGCAATCGCGAAAAACTTAAAAGTGATGGCAGGCCTTAAAGTACCAGTAATTTGTACGGTAATTGGTGAAGGTGGTTCAGGCGGTGCGTTAGCAATTGGTGTAGGCGACCGCGTTAATATGCTTCAGTACAGTACTTACTCAGTTATCTCGCCGGAAGGGTGTGCGTCAATTCTTTGGAAAAGCGCAGAAAAAGCCCCACTTGCGGCAGAAGCAATGGGTGTAAGTGCTGATCGTGTTAAGAGCTTAGACTTAATCAACTCGATTGTTGAAGAACCATTAGGCGGCGCACATCGTAACTATGATGCGATGGCTAAATCGCTTAAAGCACAAATTAAGCGTGACTTAAGTGAGTTGAAAGCTTTATCATTGGAAGAAATGTTAGAGCAACGCTACGAGCGTTTAATGTCTTTTGGTTACTGTTAA